One Trachemys scripta elegans isolate TJP31775 chromosome 4, CAS_Tse_1.0, whole genome shotgun sequence genomic region harbors:
- the CCDC189 gene encoding coiled-coil domain-containing protein 189 isoform X3: MVPGGGLKQPQCHEARICMWVLAELFQLQGWDSDPRAAILLDLYFYTVQFSREHSFTREQSSAFFAIVKDTHEACVETPLPNVEECYRYFTELLFCHAVRRPPFSIDLFSQEQLALMSDYVVNTYFRHFKLYKYAFTPQVRLDISLSYVGMPEPEPAAELAGEQGESVTVPVPPAQEEEADSGTTAPRESPRAPLREYISAQLCQELAQLRLAVEERLRASEEQFNAKLALLEKVPNSPKGGSRGHQK; this comes from the exons ATGGTGCCGGGGGGCGGCCTGAAGCAG CCCCAGTGCCATGAAGCCAGGATCTGCATGTG GGTGCTGGCGGAGCTGttccagctgcagggctgggattCAGACCCACGGGCCGCCATCTTGCTGGATCTCTACTTCTACACGGTGCAGTTCAGCCGGGAACACAGCTTCACCCGGGAGCAAAGCTCCGCCTTCTTCGCCATCGTCAAAGACACCCACGAGGCCTGTGTGG AGACACCACTGCCCAATGTGGAGGAATGTTACCGCTACTTCACCGAGCTGCTCTTCTGCCACGCCGTGCGG CGGCCTCCATTCAGCATCGACCTCTTCAGCCAGGAGCAGCTGGCACTCATGAGTGACTACGTGGTGAACACCTACTTCCGCCACTTCAAGCTGTACAAATACGCCTTCACACCCCAG GTCCGGCTGGACATATCGCTGTCCTACGTGGGAATGCCGGAGCCGGAGCCCGCAGCCGAGCTGG CAGGAGAACAGGGTGAGAGCGTGACGGTGCCTGTGCCCCCAGCGCAAGAGGAGGAAGCCGACAGTGGAACCACAGCCCCCAGGGAGA GCCCCAGGGCCCCGCTGCGGGAATACATCTCGGCTCAGCTCTGCCAGGAgctggcccagctgcggctggcGGTGGAGGAGCGGCTACGGGCGAGCGAGGAGCAGTTCAATGCTAAGCTGGCCCTGCTGGAGAAGGTGCCCAACTCCCCCAAAGGGGGCAGCCGGGGCCACCAGaagtga
- the CCDC189 gene encoding coiled-coil domain-containing protein 189 isoform X4 has product MVPGGGLKQPQCHEARICMWKYLDVHSMDLIDKAQTTDELKRVLAELFQLQGWDSDPRAAILLDLYFYTVQFSREHSFTREQSSAFFAIVKDTHEACVETPLPNVEECYRYFTELLFCHAVRRPPFSIDLFSQEQLALMSDYVVNTYFRHFKLYKYAFTPQVRLDISLSYVGMPEPEPAAELGPRAPLREYISAQLCQELAQLRLAVEERLRASEEQFNAKLALLEKVPNSPKGGSRGHQK; this is encoded by the exons ATGGTGCCGGGGGGCGGCCTGAAGCAG CCCCAGTGCCATGAAGCCAGGATCTGCATGTG GAAGTACCTGGACGTTCACTCCATGGACCTCATCGACAAGGCGCAGACCACTGATGAGCTGAAGAG GGTGCTGGCGGAGCTGttccagctgcagggctgggattCAGACCCACGGGCCGCCATCTTGCTGGATCTCTACTTCTACACGGTGCAGTTCAGCCGGGAACACAGCTTCACCCGGGAGCAAAGCTCCGCCTTCTTCGCCATCGTCAAAGACACCCACGAGGCCTGTGTGG AGACACCACTGCCCAATGTGGAGGAATGTTACCGCTACTTCACCGAGCTGCTCTTCTGCCACGCCGTGCGG CGGCCTCCATTCAGCATCGACCTCTTCAGCCAGGAGCAGCTGGCACTCATGAGTGACTACGTGGTGAACACCTACTTCCGCCACTTCAAGCTGTACAAATACGCCTTCACACCCCAG GTCCGGCTGGACATATCGCTGTCCTACGTGGGAATGCCGGAGCCGGAGCCCGCAGCCGAGCTGG GCCCCAGGGCCCCGCTGCGGGAATACATCTCGGCTCAGCTCTGCCAGGAgctggcccagctgcggctggcGGTGGAGGAGCGGCTACGGGCGAGCGAGGAGCAGTTCAATGCTAAGCTGGCCCTGCTGGAGAAGGTGCCCAACTCCCCCAAAGGGGGCAGCCGGGGCCACCAGaagtga
- the CCDC189 gene encoding coiled-coil domain-containing protein 189 isoform X2 — translation MVPGGGLKQPQCHEARICMWKYLDVHSMDLIDKAQTTDELKRVLAELFQLQGWDSDPRAAILLDLYFYTVQFSREHSFTREQSSAFFAIVKDTHEACVETPLPNVEECYRYFTELLFCHAVRRPPFSIDLFSQEQLALMSDYVVNTYFRHFKLYKYAFTPQVRLDISLSYVGMPEPEPAAELGEQGESVTVPVPPAQEEEADSGTTAPRESPRAPLREYISAQLCQELAQLRLAVEERLRASEEQFNAKLALLEKVPNSPKGGSRGHQK, via the exons ATGGTGCCGGGGGGCGGCCTGAAGCAG CCCCAGTGCCATGAAGCCAGGATCTGCATGTG GAAGTACCTGGACGTTCACTCCATGGACCTCATCGACAAGGCGCAGACCACTGATGAGCTGAAGAG GGTGCTGGCGGAGCTGttccagctgcagggctgggattCAGACCCACGGGCCGCCATCTTGCTGGATCTCTACTTCTACACGGTGCAGTTCAGCCGGGAACACAGCTTCACCCGGGAGCAAAGCTCCGCCTTCTTCGCCATCGTCAAAGACACCCACGAGGCCTGTGTGG AGACACCACTGCCCAATGTGGAGGAATGTTACCGCTACTTCACCGAGCTGCTCTTCTGCCACGCCGTGCGG CGGCCTCCATTCAGCATCGACCTCTTCAGCCAGGAGCAGCTGGCACTCATGAGTGACTACGTGGTGAACACCTACTTCCGCCACTTCAAGCTGTACAAATACGCCTTCACACCCCAG GTCCGGCTGGACATATCGCTGTCCTACGTGGGAATGCCGGAGCCGGAGCCCGCAGCCGAGCTGG GAGAACAGGGTGAGAGCGTGACGGTGCCTGTGCCCCCAGCGCAAGAGGAGGAAGCCGACAGTGGAACCACAGCCCCCAGGGAGA GCCCCAGGGCCCCGCTGCGGGAATACATCTCGGCTCAGCTCTGCCAGGAgctggcccagctgcggctggcGGTGGAGGAGCGGCTACGGGCGAGCGAGGAGCAGTTCAATGCTAAGCTGGCCCTGCTGGAGAAGGTGCCCAACTCCCCCAAAGGGGGCAGCCGGGGCCACCAGaagtga
- the CCDC189 gene encoding coiled-coil domain-containing protein 189 isoform X1, protein MVPGGGLKQPQCHEARICMWKYLDVHSMDLIDKAQTTDELKRVLAELFQLQGWDSDPRAAILLDLYFYTVQFSREHSFTREQSSAFFAIVKDTHEACVETPLPNVEECYRYFTELLFCHAVRRPPFSIDLFSQEQLALMSDYVVNTYFRHFKLYKYAFTPQVRLDISLSYVGMPEPEPAAELAGEQGESVTVPVPPAQEEEADSGTTAPRESPRAPLREYISAQLCQELAQLRLAVEERLRASEEQFNAKLALLEKVPNSPKGGSRGHQK, encoded by the exons ATGGTGCCGGGGGGCGGCCTGAAGCAG CCCCAGTGCCATGAAGCCAGGATCTGCATGTG GAAGTACCTGGACGTTCACTCCATGGACCTCATCGACAAGGCGCAGACCACTGATGAGCTGAAGAG GGTGCTGGCGGAGCTGttccagctgcagggctgggattCAGACCCACGGGCCGCCATCTTGCTGGATCTCTACTTCTACACGGTGCAGTTCAGCCGGGAACACAGCTTCACCCGGGAGCAAAGCTCCGCCTTCTTCGCCATCGTCAAAGACACCCACGAGGCCTGTGTGG AGACACCACTGCCCAATGTGGAGGAATGTTACCGCTACTTCACCGAGCTGCTCTTCTGCCACGCCGTGCGG CGGCCTCCATTCAGCATCGACCTCTTCAGCCAGGAGCAGCTGGCACTCATGAGTGACTACGTGGTGAACACCTACTTCCGCCACTTCAAGCTGTACAAATACGCCTTCACACCCCAG GTCCGGCTGGACATATCGCTGTCCTACGTGGGAATGCCGGAGCCGGAGCCCGCAGCCGAGCTGG CAGGAGAACAGGGTGAGAGCGTGACGGTGCCTGTGCCCCCAGCGCAAGAGGAGGAAGCCGACAGTGGAACCACAGCCCCCAGGGAGA GCCCCAGGGCCCCGCTGCGGGAATACATCTCGGCTCAGCTCTGCCAGGAgctggcccagctgcggctggcGGTGGAGGAGCGGCTACGGGCGAGCGAGGAGCAGTTCAATGCTAAGCTGGCCCTGCTGGAGAAGGTGCCCAACTCCCCCAAAGGGGGCAGCCGGGGCCACCAGaagtga